The Luteolibacter arcticus genome includes the window TCGAGGTCGATGTCCCAGCCGTGATCGCAGCGCCAGCGGGAGTCGCGGATGACGGTGGTTTCGACCGCGTCGAGATAGGGGAGCTTGGGATTGCGATCGACCTGCGGTTCGGAGACGCCACGGTGGTTCGAGGTCCAGTAGCGGTCGCGGCCCCATGAGTTGAACGAGCCGTGGTCGTGGGTTTCCAGCACGGTATCGAAGACATCGCAGCGCTCGATGAGGTGGCCGCCCCAGCAGCCATCGCCGATATTGATGCCGGACCGCGCGCAGTCGTAGATCGAAAGATCGCGCAGCGAGATGCGGGCGGCCATCGCGATCTGGACACCGGCGGGCTGGCGTTCGACGCGGCCGATGCCGTGGATCAGGCAGTCCTCGACCGCGCTCTCGGCCGGATAGTTGTCGGTCTTGGGACCGGGCGTCGTGTCGATCTTCGTGAGATCCTGCGTCTGGGCGTATTCAAAGAGCGGATCGCGGACGGCGGCAGGATCGCCGACGAAACAGACGCCGCTAGCACCCGTGTCGTGGATGTGGCAGCCCTTCACCAGGGCGCGGCGGGTGTAGTGGTTGAAGAAGATCGCGTTGCCGCCCGGCTGATCGAATTCGCAATCGAGGATAGCGACGTCTTCGGTTCCGGTCAGGGTGAAGGCACCGCCTCGATTGATGGTCCAGTCCGAGCGGAGGAGGGCCTCCCGGTTCTCCATGAAGGTGCGGGCGGCATGGCGGATCACGAAGCCCTTGAAGGTGATGTGGCTCACCGGGGCGGATGCGGTGCCCTTCACGTCGATCAAGTGGCTGAGCCGCACGACCTCGACGGTCGCGGTGCCGGGATTCCGGCCAGGCTCGGGCAGGTAGTAGAGGGTGTTGGTTTTGGCGTTGTGGAACCACTCGCCCGGGGCGTCGAGTTCCTCGAAGATGTTTTCGACCATCCGCTGCTGGGCGTGCATGCCCATCTGGCGGTTGTTCTGCCATCCGCCTTCATACTGCAGGGTGCCGTCGGGCTTCTTGCCGGTGATGCGGTAGTGGTAGCCACCCCAGCGAGCCGTGTGCATGGCGTGGATGTAGCCGCCGGCCGGATCTGCCCAACGCGCGGCGCGTTCCTTGGAAATGGCGTCGGCGGCGAAGCCCTGGTAGGCGGCCGTGGGCTTGGCGGGATCGTAGTTCGGGTAGCGGGCCATGCGCTGGCGGACGCCATCGATGAAGAGCTGGTCAATCGCGAGCCCGGCGGGAGTGGCGGCCTGATAGATCCCATCGCGGTAGGCCTTCCAATTGAGCTCGAGTTTCACGCCGCCGCTGAGAATGGCTTTGCCTTCGTGCTCCGCTTGCCAGACCACCGGAAACGCGGCCGTTCCCGAATCGGCGGCGGTCAGGCTGAGAGTTTCGGGGAGGTAGTAGATCCCATCGGCGACGTGGATGGTGACCGCTTCTTTGCCAGCGAAGCGGCGGGCGGCATCGCGCGCGGCGGAAAGGGATTCCAGGGGTGCGGCGGCGGTGCCCGGCTGGCTGTCGTTTCCGGCGGGTGAAACGTGGAGGTCAGCGGCGACAGATAGACCCGCGACCAGGAGCAGGCTGGTGATGGCAGTGACGGATCGGCGGCACATGGGAAAGATCAGGATCAGGAAGACGTGAGCGCTACGTCAAAAGCGGAAAAATTCTCACAAAAAGCAAACAAAACAGACATGCGCGGTCTTACGGAGCCGTTTCCTCGGAGGAACGCGCCGCTGCCTTGCGTAACGGAACACTCCGCCTGCCCATGAAGTTACCCGCCTTGCTCCTCACCCTCGCCGCCGCCCACGCCGCCGATACGGGATGGCCCGCCTACCTCGGGGACAAGTCGAGCAGCCACCACTCCATGCTTTCCCAGATCACCCCGGAAAACGTCGCCAAGCTTCAGGTCGCCTGGACCCATCACGCCGGTGGCGCCGATCCGCAGAACCGCTCCCAGCTCCAGTGCAATCCACTGATCATCGATGGCGTGCTCTACGGCACCACGCCCGACTTCCAGCTCATCGCGCTCGATGCCGCGACCGGCGCGGAGCGCTGGCGTTTCGATCCGGCCAAAGAGGGATTGGCCAAGAGTGGCGTCAACCGCGGCGTCGTCCATTGGGGGAGCGGCGACGATGCGCGGATTCTCTACGCGAACGCCCGCTACCTTCACGCCATCGACGTACGCAGCGGCAAGCGGATCACCGGCTTCGGGAAGAACGGAAGCGTCGATCTCAAGGAGGGCCTCGGCCGCGAAGGGGCCGATCTTTACCTCACGGCGAATACTCCCGGCGTGATTTACCGGGAGCTTTTGATCATGGGCATGCGCTTGGGTGAAGGCCCCGGGCCTGCCGCCCCCGGTCCGATCCGCGCCTACAACGTCCGCACCGGCGAACTCATCTGGCGCTTCGATACCATCCCGCAGCCCGGTGAGCCTGGCCACGAAACCTGGCCGCCCGATGCCCATCGCCGCATGGGCGGTGCGAACGTCTGGACGGGATTCGCGCTCGATGAAGCACGCGGGCTGGTATTTTGCCCGACTGGCTCGGCCGCCTTCGATTTCTGGGGTGGCGATCGCACCGGTCAGAATCTTTACGCCAACTGCCTGCTTGCGCTCAATGCCGAGACTGGCAAGCGCGTCTGGCATTTCCAATTCGTTCACCACGATCTATGGGACCGGGATCTGCCTGCACCGCCAAATCTTCTCACCATCACTCGCGGCGGGAAGCGCATCGATGCCGTCGCGCAGGTCACCAAGTCGGGGCACGTGTTCGTCTTCGAGCGTGCCACCGGAGCACCGCTGTTTCCGATCACCGAGAAGCCCGTGCCGCCCTCCGATCTCGCCGGCGAATCCGCGTGGCCGACCCAACCTCTGCCGGAGAAGCCTGCGCCGTTTGCGCGCCAGGTTTTTAACAAGGACCTCATCACCGACGTTTCGCCGGAGTCACATCGCGCCATTCTCGAACGCTTCGAGAAGCTCAAGCAACACGCTCCTTTTGTGCCGCCGAGCGAGCAGGGCACCATCATTTTCCCGGGCTTCGATGGTGGCGCCGAGTGGGGTGGGGCGGCGGTCGATCCCGATGGTGTCCTTTACGTCAACGCCAACGAGATGCCGTGGATCCTCACCATGGTCCCCGCGAAAGGAAACGCTGGCGCGACGACCGGCGAGGCGCTCTATAACCAGCTCTGTGCGGCCTGCCATGGCATCGATCGCAAGGGCAATGCCGCGCAGAACGTTCCGACACTGGCGGACGTGGCCCAGCGACTGAAGAAGCCGGAAGTGGTCGCCCTGCTCCAGACCGGCCGCAACGTGATGCCAGCCTTCGCTTTCCTGAACGAAACTCAGCGCCAGCAACTCGCGGACTTCCTCTTCGGCGAAGTAGTGAACGATCCCGCGCGCAAGGCTGAGCCCGGCGGCGACGGCAGCCTTGCTACCTCCCCCTACACCACCACTGGCTACAACCGCTTCCTCGACCCGCAGGGCTATCCCGCCGTAAAGCCTCCGTGGGGCACGCTTCACGCCATCGACCTGAGCACAGGCGACTACCGCTGGTCCGTGCCGCTCGGCGAGTATCCCGAACTCACCGCGAAGGGCATCCCGAAGACCGGCACGGAAAACTACGGTGGTCCCGTGATCACCGCCGGTGGTCTCGTCTTCATCGCCGCCAGCCGCGACGAGCAGATCCGTGCCTTCGACCGCCGCACCGGGCAGGAACTCTGGAAGGCCAAGCTGCCTGCCGGAGGCTATGCGACTCCCGCGACCTATTCAGTACGAGGAAAGCAGTACTTGGTCGTCGCCTGTGGCGGCGGCAAGATGGGCACCAAAAGTGGCGATGCCTACGTGGCCTTCGCGCTGCCGGATTGATGATCTCCGATGCCCGGCTCAAAGTGCGCCGAAGCGCCGGTGACGGCGCGAGTACTCCTGAGCGGCCTCGAAGAGGTCGGCCTGATGGAAGTCCGGCCAGAATTTCTTGAAGATGACGATCTCCGAGTAGCTGATCTGCCACAGCAGGAAATTCGACACGCGCAATTCGCCGGAGGTTCGGACCAGCAGGTCCGGGTCCGGGATATCGGCGGTGTAGAGGCGTGAGGCGAAGGTGGCGATGTCGATCTTGGCGGGGTCGATCTTTCCCGCCGCGGCATCGATGGCCAGCGAGCGGGCGGCTTCCACGATCTCCTCGCGGGCACCGTAGGAAAGCGCGAGCACCAGCGTGAGCGAGGTGTTTCCCGCGGTGCGGTCGATGGCCTTGTCGAGCTTGCGGCGGGTGCGGGCCGGCAGACGGTCGAGGTGGCCGATCGCCCGCAGGCGGACGTTCTGCTTCATCAGCTCCTCCGCCTTCTCTTCAAGGAATCGCTCTAACAGCGCCATCAGTGCCGTGACCTCGGCGATCGGGCGATTCCAGTTCTCGGAGGAAAACGCGTAGAGCGTGAGGTACTGGACGCCCAGTTCCTTGCACGCTTCGACGCATTCGCGGACCGACTCCGCGCCGGCGCGGTGTCCTTCGCGGCGGGGTAGCCCGCGTTCTTTTGCCCAGCGGCCATTGCCATCCATGATGATGGCGATGTGGCGGGGGATGGAGGACTCGCTCATGTCGCGGCCGAGGCTTGGGAGGGGGGACGCGGATTGCATGAAGGCGGAATGAATTTTCAGACAACCAGTGTCTGAGCACGATCGGGGCCGACGCCTATGAATTTCACCGGCGTGTCGCACAGTTCGCTGAGGCGCTTGAGGTAGGCCTTGGCGTTTGCCGGCAGGTCGATGAAGTCGGTGCAGGCGGTGGTGTCCTGCTGCCAGCCGGGGAGTTCCTCATACACGGGCACGGCGCGATCCCACGCGTGGCGGTCGGCCGGCGGGAGTTCGTGGATGGTACCGTCGATGTCGTAGCCGGTGCAGATCCGTAGCGTCTCGTAGTTGTCGAGACCGTCCACGTTGGTGACGGCCAGGCCGGTGGCGCCGTTGACCATGCAGCCGTGGCGCAGCAGCACGGCATCCAGCCAGCCGCAGCCGCGCGGACGACCGGAGACCACGCCGAATTCGCGGCCGAGGCCGTGGAGGTATTCGGACAGACCCTCGTCCACCGTGGGGAAGGGACCGGAGCCGACGCGGGTGGTGTAAGCCTTGCAAACGCCGATGACCTGCTGGATCGCATTCGGCGGCAGGCCGCTGCCGGTGCAGGAGCCGCCCGACGTGGTGTTCGACGAAGTGACGAAAGGATAGGTGCCGAAGTCGATGTCGAGCAGGGAGCCCTGCGCGCCTTCGAACAAGATGACCTTGCCGCTCTTCCATGCGGAGTGCAGCACCGGGATGGTGTTGGTCACGTGCGGCTTCAGGCGGGCAAAGGCGGCGAGCACTTCATCCGCCTGCTTGGCGGCATCGAAGGTTTCCAGACCTTCGAACTTCGAGAGCACCTCGTTCGCATCGGCGGTGCGGTGGGCGACCATCTCGCGGAAATAAGGCTCATTCAGTAGATCGGCGATGCGCAGGCCGCAGCGGTTGATCTTGTCGGCGTAGGTTGGGCCGATGCCGCGCTTGGTGGTGCCGATCTTGCGGTCGCCGAGCGCGGCCTCGCGGGCGGCGTCGAGTTCCTTGTGCAGCGGCAGCACGACGTGGGCGCGATCGGAAATCAGCAGCTTGTCCGGCGTGATGGATACGCCCTGGGCTTCCAGGCGCGCGATCTCCGCGACGAGGCCGATGGGATCGACGACGACACCATTGCCGATGATGTTGATCTTGCCGTCCCAGAGGATGCCGGAGGGCAGCAGGTTTAGGATATACTTGGTGCCCTTGGCGATGACCGTGTGGCCGGCGTTGTTGCCGCCTTGGCCGCGAACGACCACGTCGGCGGTCTCGGTGAGGTAATCGACGATCTTGCCTTTTCCTTCGTCTCCCCACTGGAGACCGGTGACGATGGTGTTCATGAAATTCTGTTCAGTAGCCACTCACTTCGATCAGGTTTCCGGCGGAAACTCCGGCGATGGCCGAGCGCAGCGCGGTGGCGAGGGGCAGGAGGTCTTCGATTGCATTGCTTGGAACGCGGATCAGCACGATCCCAAACGACAGCGTGGAAAGGTTTTGTTTATGGCGAAGGCTTTTATCCACGGTCACGAACACGTCGAAGTTGCCTTGGATTGCGGCGATCAGACGGCCGTTTTTCATGCCGGAGAGCCCGGCTTCATGGGCTGTCTGGACCGATTCGTTGCCGAGGACGCGCTTGAGCTTCCGCGGGAGGCATTCGTCGAGGATCACCCGGCGGCTCATCGGACCAGTTCACAGCGGCTTTCGGCTTCGGCGAGGACCGAGACGACCTGCTCCTGGGTTACAGTCGGGAAGTCATCGAGAAACTCCGCGATCGAGTCGCCGGCTTTGAGGTAGTCGAAGAGCGTCGTCACCGGCACGCGGGTTCCCCGGAAGACCGGGATGCCTCCCATGGTTTCGGGGTCGCGGACGATTTCACTCATGGCGGTACGATAAGACGGGAAAGGTGGTAACGCGAGTTTACTTGGTGGTGTCGATCAGCGCGGCGAATTCTTCGAAGAAGTAGCTCGCATCGTGCGGGCCGGGGGCGGCCTCGGGGTGATACTGCACGGAGAACACCGGGATGTCCTTGTGGCGGATGCCCTCCACGGTGTCGTCGTTCAGATTGAGGTGGGTCACTTCCACGTTTGATGGCAGCGAGTCGGGATCGACGGCGAAGCCGTGGTTCTGCGAGGTGATCGAGATGCGGCCGCTGCGCAGGTCCTTGACCGGCTGGTTGCCGCCGCGATGGCCGAACTTCAGCTTGTAGGTCTTGCCGCCGAAGACGTGGCCGAGGATCTGGTTGCCGAGGCAGATGCCGAAGACGGGCTTCTTGCCGATCAGCTTCTTGATCTCCTCGTGGATGTAGCCGAGCGCGGCCGGGTCGCCGGGGCCGTTCGAGAGGAAGATGCCATCCGGGTTTCTCGAGAGAACCGCTTCGGCGGAGGTGCGGGAGTTCACCACGTCAACATCGAAGCCGGCCTGGCGGAGACGACGGAGGATGTTCCACTTGATGCCGAAGTCGAAGGCGACGATGCGGTGCTTGACCGGAGGAAGCTCAAGGTAGGTCTCCAAGTGCCCGGTGGACGCGTTCGGCAGGGCGAAGCGGCGCGAGTCGGCTTCCCAGTGATAGCCCTCGGCGGTCGAAACTTCCTGCACGTAGTCCATGCCTTCCATGGCCGGCGACTTCTGTGCGGTGGCGATGGCTTCCTCGGAGGAAAGCTGGGTGGTCAGGCAGGCGCGCATGGCACCGCGCGAGCGCAGGTGCTTGGTCAGGGCGCGGGTATCGACGTGCTCGATGCCCAGCACGCCGTGCTCGGAAAAGTAGTCGGGAAGCGTCATCCGCGAGCGCCAATTGGAGGCGACGGGCGAAAGTTCGCCGATCACGAAGCCGCGGACGTGCGGGGAAGCCGACTCGGCATCTTCCGGATTGATCCCGTAGTTGCCGATCTGCGGGTAGGTCATCGCGACGATCTGGCCGCGATACGAGGGATCGGTGATGACCTCCTGATAGCCGGTCATCGAGGTATTGAAGCAGATTTCCCCGGTGGTGGTTCCGGAGGCACCGAAGGCACGGCCTTCGAAAAGGCGGCCGTCTTCCAGGGCAAGAATGGCTTTCATGGGCGCGATGCTGCCGCGAAAGCGAGAGGGCTGCCCGCGCGGCGGGCGGAACGTAGGGGAGGGGGGACCCGCGTCACAAGCGGAATTCGGGACGGACTGCGATCAGGGCTGGAGATGGAGGAAATCCAGGCCGGGGAACTTCGCGAAATCTGCGTCGAAGGAGACGACCCGGTAGCCGTTTTCAAGGGCGATGGCGGCGATCCAAGCGTCGGTCCAGAGGCGGTGGGGAAATCCCGCACCAAGGCACCACCGGGACATCGTGACCTCGGTATGGGGTCCATCGGCGAGAAAATCGATATCGGGAAGATCGGCAAAGTCCCGGTATAGCCGCCAAGCGTCGGGCATGTCGAAAGGCTTGCCCGCCATGGCCTTCGGGTTGGTCATCACGCGCAGCATGCCCGCGCGGGTGAAGCTGCAAAACGCAAGTCGACTCGACCGGTCCGAGTTCCAGTAGCCAACCGCCCGGCGGTGGTGAACATGAGTCGTGTCGGTCAAGGCGACCCAGACATTGACGTCCGGCAGGTCGATCTGAGCGCTCATTCCTCCCAGCGGATTCCCGCTCGTTCCATGTCCTCACGAAGGAAAATCTCATCGATTTCCGCGTTCGTCAGGGAGGGGATGGTATGGCCCCCGCTTTCGCGAGGCGTAGGCAGCGGGCTGCGGACCGGCTTTTTCTCGGCTTCGGGAGACCCGTAGAGTCCCTTTTTGACAAAGCCAGCGAGCAATTCCTTCAAAGTCACGCCTTCCTCGGCGGCCTTGATTTTCAGGTCGCGGAATACGGGATCCGGCAGGTCGAGCGTCGTCCTCACAAACGCA containing:
- a CDS encoding outer membrane protein assembly factor BamB family protein, coding for MKLPALLLTLAAAHAADTGWPAYLGDKSSSHHSMLSQITPENVAKLQVAWTHHAGGADPQNRSQLQCNPLIIDGVLYGTTPDFQLIALDAATGAERWRFDPAKEGLAKSGVNRGVVHWGSGDDARILYANARYLHAIDVRSGKRITGFGKNGSVDLKEGLGREGADLYLTANTPGVIYRELLIMGMRLGEGPGPAAPGPIRAYNVRTGELIWRFDTIPQPGEPGHETWPPDAHRRMGGANVWTGFALDEARGLVFCPTGSAAFDFWGGDRTGQNLYANCLLALNAETGKRVWHFQFVHHDLWDRDLPAPPNLLTITRGGKRIDAVAQVTKSGHVFVFERATGAPLFPITEKPVPPSDLAGESAWPTQPLPEKPAPFARQVFNKDLITDVSPESHRAILERFEKLKQHAPFVPPSEQGTIIFPGFDGGAEWGGAAVDPDGVLYVNANEMPWILTMVPAKGNAGATTGEALYNQLCAACHGIDRKGNAAQNVPTLADVAQRLKKPEVVALLQTGRNVMPAFAFLNETQRQQLADFLFGEVVNDPARKAEPGGDGSLATSPYTTTGYNRFLDPQGYPAVKPPWGTLHAIDLSTGDYRWSVPLGEYPELTAKGIPKTGTENYGGPVITAGGLVFIAASRDEQIRAFDRRTGQELWKAKLPAGGYATPATYSVRGKQYLVVACGGGKMGTKSGDAYVAFALPD
- a CDS encoding PDZ domain-containing protein is translated as MCRRSVTAITSLLLVAGLSVAADLHVSPAGNDSQPGTAAAPLESLSAARDAARRFAGKEAVTIHVADGIYYLPETLSLTAADSGTAAFPVVWQAEHEGKAILSGGVKLELNWKAYRDGIYQAATPAGLAIDQLFIDGVRQRMARYPNYDPAKPTAAYQGFAADAISKERAARWADPAGGYIHAMHTARWGGYHYRITGKKPDGTLQYEGGWQNNRQMGMHAQQRMVENIFEELDAPGEWFHNAKTNTLYYLPEPGRNPGTATVEVVRLSHLIDVKGTASAPVSHITFKGFVIRHAARTFMENREALLRSDWTINRGGAFTLTGTEDVAILDCEFDQPGGNAIFFNHYTRRALVKGCHIHDTGASGVCFVGDPAAVRDPLFEYAQTQDLTKIDTTPGPKTDNYPAESAVEDCLIHGIGRVERQPAGVQIAMAARISLRDLSIYDCARSGINIGDGCWGGHLIERCDVFDTVLETHDHGSFNSWGRDRYWTSNHRGVSEPQVDRNPKLPYLDAVETTVIRDSRWRCDHGWDIDLDDGSSNYDIYRNLLLSGGLKFREGYGRKAHNNIIVNNGLHPHVWFNRSGDSVTGNLLMKLHAEIGMPKGWAAAFNKNIFTSPAILDACRKQGGDADSIAIAPDFVDAAKGDFRLKEGSPALKAGFENFPMDQFGVKKPSLKTIAKTPEIPALESKAEAPAAGDALPQYWLGALLHTLAGEEFSAFGVTREDGGVQLAKVPKGCPAATAGFLENDLIQGVNGNKVTKAADLFAVLNKSGDKELKVAVIRNQKPVTLTISRIPYLAVDSAGNADGLKVIPIHALPGAKLSSHPATSNDPLSFLTDGKLAQGYGPVFPNRTRDGLYKLDLGRLQKVSAVSTWSHNQGGTRGAQWFTLYGSASETDPGWNTSDSLRYVPLGTVDTRDLPISRFSATSLRAPKGSTLGNFRWLIWVAAPLNPTGEHTAFQEISVE
- a CDS encoding adenylosuccinate synthase, which translates into the protein MNTIVTGLQWGDEGKGKIVDYLTETADVVVRGQGGNNAGHTVIAKGTKYILNLLPSGILWDGKINIIGNGVVVDPIGLVAEIARLEAQGVSITPDKLLISDRAHVVLPLHKELDAAREAALGDRKIGTTKRGIGPTYADKINRCGLRIADLLNEPYFREMVAHRTADANEVLSKFEGLETFDAAKQADEVLAAFARLKPHVTNTIPVLHSAWKSGKVILFEGAQGSLLDIDFGTYPFVTSSNTTSGGSCTGSGLPPNAIQQVIGVCKAYTTRVGSGPFPTVDEGLSEYLHGLGREFGVVSGRPRGCGWLDAVLLRHGCMVNGATGLAVTNVDGLDNYETLRICTGYDIDGTIHELPPADRHAWDRAVPVYEELPGWQQDTTACTDFIDLPANAKAYLKRLSELCDTPVKFIGVGPDRAQTLVV
- a CDS encoding isoprenyl transferase; amino-acid sequence: MSESSIPRHIAIIMDGNGRWAKERGLPRREGHRAGAESVRECVEACKELGVQYLTLYAFSSENWNRPIAEVTALMALLERFLEEKAEELMKQNVRLRAIGHLDRLPARTRRKLDKAIDRTAGNTSLTLVLALSYGAREEIVEAARSLAIDAAAGKIDPAKIDIATFASRLYTADIPDPDLLVRTSGELRVSNFLLWQISYSEIVIFKKFWPDFHQADLFEAAQEYSRRHRRFGAL
- a CDS encoding DUF433 domain-containing protein, producing MSEIVRDPETMGGIPVFRGTRVPVTTLFDYLKAGDSIAEFLDDFPTVTQEQVVSVLAEAESRCELVR
- the carA gene encoding glutamine-hydrolyzing carbamoyl-phosphate synthase small subunit, producing the protein MKAILALEDGRLFEGRAFGASGTTTGEICFNTSMTGYQEVITDPSYRGQIVAMTYPQIGNYGINPEDAESASPHVRGFVIGELSPVASNWRSRMTLPDYFSEHGVLGIEHVDTRALTKHLRSRGAMRACLTTQLSSEEAIATAQKSPAMEGMDYVQEVSTAEGYHWEADSRRFALPNASTGHLETYLELPPVKHRIVAFDFGIKWNILRRLRQAGFDVDVVNSRTSAEAVLSRNPDGIFLSNGPGDPAALGYIHEEIKKLIGKKPVFGICLGNQILGHVFGGKTYKLKFGHRGGNQPVKDLRSGRISITSQNHGFAVDPDSLPSNVEVTHLNLNDDTVEGIRHKDIPVFSVQYHPEAAPGPHDASYFFEEFAALIDTTK
- a CDS encoding TA system VapC family ribonuclease toxin; its protein translation is MSAQIDLPDVNVWVALTDTTHVHHRRAVGYWNSDRSSRLAFCSFTRAGMLRVMTNPKAMAGKPFDMPDAWRLYRDFADLPDIDFLADGPHTEVTMSRWCLGAGFPHRLWTDAWIAAIALENGYRVVSFDADFAKFPGLDFLHLQP